The Procambarus clarkii isolate CNS0578487 chromosome 57, FALCON_Pclarkii_2.0, whole genome shotgun sequence genome has a segment encoding these proteins:
- the LOC138353301 gene encoding octapeptide-repeat protein T2-like translates to MAQLALLLVRDRASIEHVRDRESIPEIARACQRSREHARDRESMPESARAYQRPREHARYRESMPETARACQRPREHARDRESMPETARVCQRPREHARDRESIPETARAYQRPREHARDRESMPGTARAYQRPREHTRDRESIPETARAYQRPREHARDRESIPETARAYQRPREHTRDRESMPETARACQRPREHARDRESMPETARAYHAEIARTRQSTTWLIEPMTLNLTLIP, encoded by the coding sequence ATGGCACAGCTGGCACTACTTTTGGTCCGGGATCGCGCCAGCATTGAGCATGTCAGAGACCGTGAGAGCATACCAGAGATCGCGAGAGCATGCCAGAGATCGCGAGAGCATGCTAGAGATCGCGAGAGTATGCCAGAGTCCGCGAGAGCATACCAGAGACCGCGAGAGCATGCCAGGTACCGCGAGAGCATGCCAGAGACCGCGAGAGCATGCCAGAGACCGCGAGAGCATGCCAGAGACCGCGAGAGCATGCCAGAGACCGCGAGAGTATGCCAGAGACCGCGAGAGCATGCCAGAGACCGCGAGAGCATACCAGAGACCGCGAGAGCATACCAGAGACCGCGAGAGCATGCCAGAGACCGCGAGAGTATGCCAGGTACCGCGAGAGCATACCAGAGACCGCGAGAGCATACCAGAGACCGCGAGAGCATACCAGAGACCGCGAGAGCATACCAGAGACCGCGAGAGCATGCCAGAGACCGCGAGAGCATACCAGAGACCGCGAGAGCATACCAGAGACCGCGAGAGCATACCAGAGACCGCGAGAGCATGCCGGAGACCGCGAGAGCATGCCAGAGACCGCGAGAGCATGCCAGAGACCGCGAGAGCATGCCAGAGACCGCGAGAGCATACCATGCAGAGATCGCGCGAACAAGGCAGTCGACAACCTGGCTAATAGAACCAATGACTTTGAACCTTACGCTAATCCCTTAA